A window of Shewanella mesophila contains these coding sequences:
- the ilvA gene encoding threonine ammonia-lyase, biosynthetic: MLALASQSQLDLAHYYLQKILLSSVYDVAKITPLSSLNKLSARLGCQVFLKREDMQPVHSFKLRGAYNRIAQLDAKECERGVVCASAGNHAQGVAMSASARGISAVIVMPETTPEIKVDAVRRLGGTVVLHGQSFDMANEYAQQLAKDEGRVYVAPFDDEAVIAGQGTIAQEMLQQQRDLEVIFVPVGGGGLIAGIAAYYKAVMPQVKIIGVEPEDSACLKAALEADERVVLSQVGLFADGVAVKQIGAEPFRLAREYVDHVVTVTSDEICAAVKDIFEDTRAIAEPAGALSLAGLKKYIGDEGKGQKVAAILSGANVNFHSLRYVSERCELGEQKEAILAVKVPERPGIFLRFCELLDKRAMTEFNYRFSSRDKAVVFAGIRLSHGQAELDEIVARLEGDGFEVQDLSHDETAKLHVRYMVGGHPPEDLDERLFSFEFPEHPGALFKFLTTLQSKWNISLFHYRNHGAAYGRVLAGFEVPESDATAFQQFLTDVGFVYQEETQSPAYKLFLDNRD, encoded by the coding sequence ATGTTGGCATTAGCCTCACAATCTCAGTTAGATTTAGCACACTATTATCTGCAGAAGATACTGTTATCCTCTGTCTATGATGTGGCAAAAATCACCCCGCTTTCTAGCCTGAATAAACTCTCTGCGCGTTTAGGCTGTCAAGTGTTTTTGAAGCGCGAAGATATGCAGCCTGTGCACTCGTTTAAGTTGCGTGGGGCTTATAATCGTATCGCTCAGCTTGATGCAAAGGAGTGTGAGCGCGGCGTCGTGTGCGCCTCTGCCGGCAATCACGCGCAAGGGGTGGCAATGTCGGCGTCGGCGCGTGGAATAAGCGCGGTGATCGTGATGCCAGAAACCACTCCCGAAATTAAGGTCGATGCGGTGCGCCGCCTTGGTGGCACAGTGGTGCTGCATGGTCAGTCTTTCGATATGGCCAATGAGTATGCCCAGCAACTCGCTAAAGACGAGGGGCGCGTATATGTCGCCCCGTTCGATGATGAAGCGGTTATTGCGGGTCAAGGTACGATTGCGCAAGAGATGTTGCAGCAACAACGCGATCTCGAGGTGATATTTGTGCCCGTTGGCGGTGGCGGCCTGATCGCGGGTATCGCCGCCTATTACAAAGCGGTTATGCCGCAGGTGAAGATTATCGGAGTTGAGCCAGAAGACTCAGCCTGCCTAAAAGCCGCATTAGAAGCCGATGAACGTGTGGTGTTATCGCAAGTGGGGTTATTTGCCGATGGTGTGGCGGTAAAACAGATAGGTGCCGAGCCTTTTCGTCTGGCACGTGAATATGTCGACCACGTGGTTACCGTTACCTCTGATGAGATCTGCGCTGCGGTTAAAGATATTTTTGAAGACACCCGCGCGATAGCTGAGCCCGCAGGTGCCTTATCACTGGCTGGACTGAAAAAATATATCGGTGACGAGGGTAAAGGCCAAAAGGTGGCAGCTATCTTGAGTGGGGCTAACGTTAACTTCCACAGCCTACGTTATGTGTCGGAGCGCTGTGAACTCGGTGAGCAGAAAGAGGCTATTTTGGCGGTTAAAGTGCCAGAACGTCCCGGCATTTTTTTACGCTTTTGTGAGTTGTTAGATAAGCGTGCGATGACTGAGTTTAATTACCGTTTTTCTAGCCGTGACAAGGCGGTGGTGTTTGCGGGTATTCGCCTGTCTCATGGTCAGGCGGAGCTGGACGAGATAGTCGCGCGGCTTGAGGGCGATGGCTTCGAGGTGCAGGATCTGTCTCATGACGAGACGGCTAAACTCCATGTGCGTTATATGGTGGGTGGTCATCCGCCAGAAGATCTTGATGAGCGTCTATTTAGCTTTGAGTTTCCAGAGCATCCCGGCGCCTTGTTTAAGTTTTTGACTACCTTGCAGAGTAAATGGAACATTAGTCTATTTCACTATCGTAATCATGGTGCCGCTTATGGGCGCGTACTTGCTGGCTTTGAAGTGCCAGAAAGCGATGCAACTGCGTTTCAGCAGTTTTTAACCGATGTGGGATTTGTCTATCAAGAAGAAACCCAGAGTCCTGCCTATAAATTGTTTTTGGATAACCGCGATTAA
- a CDS encoding pyridoxal-phosphate-dependent aminotransferase family protein, with product MLAAPKVNAFNPPRRTLMGPGPSDVYPEVLAAQARPTIGHLDPLFVGMMDELKALIQYAFQTKNAMTLAVSAPGSAGMETCFVNLVEPGEKVIVCRNGVFGERMRQNVERVGATAVVVDNEWGTPVSVSDVEAALKANPDAKFLAFVHAETSTGALSDAKSLCALAKQHDCLSIVDAVTSLGGVELRVDEWGIDAIYSGSQKCLSCVPGLSPVSFSPAAVEKLKARKTPVQSWFLDQSLVMGYWSGDQGAGGKRSYHHTAPVNALYALHESLRLLAQEGLENAWARHQNMHQVLREGLEALGLQFVVEEQSRLPQLNAVYIPDGVDDALVRKQLLENYNLEIGAGLGALAGKAWRIGLMGFGARRENVALCLRALEEVLR from the coding sequence ATGTTAGCAGCACCGAAAGTAAATGCATTTAACCCCCCTCGTAGAACGCTGATGGGCCCAGGTCCTTCAGATGTTTATCCAGAAGTATTGGCCGCTCAGGCTCGTCCAACAATTGGTCATCTCGACCCGCTATTTGTCGGCATGATGGATGAACTCAAAGCGCTGATCCAATATGCGTTTCAAACTAAAAATGCCATGACCCTAGCGGTATCTGCACCGGGTAGCGCCGGTATGGAAACCTGTTTTGTTAATTTAGTTGAGCCCGGCGAAAAAGTGATAGTGTGCCGTAACGGGGTGTTTGGCGAGAGAATGCGTCAAAATGTTGAGCGCGTTGGTGCTACAGCCGTAGTCGTTGATAACGAGTGGGGCACACCAGTTTCGGTTAGCGATGTTGAGGCCGCGCTGAAAGCCAATCCTGATGCGAAGTTTTTGGCTTTTGTTCATGCCGAAACATCGACGGGTGCATTGTCAGATGCCAAGAGTCTCTGTGCGTTAGCCAAGCAGCATGATTGTCTTTCTATCGTCGATGCCGTGACCTCCTTAGGTGGTGTAGAGCTAAGAGTCGATGAATGGGGAATAGATGCGATTTACTCGGGCAGCCAAAAATGTCTCTCCTGTGTGCCAGGTTTGTCGCCAGTGTCGTTTTCACCTGCGGCGGTAGAGAAGCTTAAAGCACGCAAAACACCAGTACAGAGCTGGTTTTTAGATCAAAGCCTAGTGATGGGTTATTGGAGTGGCGATCAAGGTGCTGGCGGCAAGCGAAGCTATCATCATACTGCGCCTGTTAATGCATTATATGCTCTCCATGAGTCGCTTCGCCTACTTGCACAAGAGGGGCTTGAAAACGCGTGGGCACGTCATCAAAACATGCATCAAGTGCTGCGTGAAGGGCTCGAGGCGTTAGGGCTTCAGTTTGTTGTTGAAGAGCAATCTCGTTTACCGCAACTTAACGCCGTGTATATTCCTGACGGGGTTGATGATGCCTTAGTGCGCAAGCAGTTACTGGAAAACTATAACCTAGAGATAGGGGCTGGATTGGGTGCATTGGCAGGTAAAGCATGGCGTATCGGTTTGATGGGCTTTGGTGCAAGACGTGAAAACGTCGCGTTATGTTTACGAGCCCTTGAAGAGGTGCTGCGTTAG
- a CDS encoding Hsp20/alpha crystallin family protein — MKSFFPSIFHKDDPRTALQSRLDNVFDDFAKDWLTTWPNVRAELGVMPAIDVKESAEYIEIKAELPDMNEKDINVDIRGNYLIISGEKHNEQEKDDKGYHLRERSFGSFQRQIPLGFNLDAEQITAQYKKGVLAIHVPKPAELQQDAKKVKVAFHD; from the coding sequence ATGAAATCATTCTTTCCCTCAATCTTTCATAAAGATGATCCACGTACTGCATTGCAGTCGCGGTTAGATAATGTATTCGATGACTTTGCCAAAGATTGGTTAACGACTTGGCCAAATGTCCGTGCAGAGCTCGGCGTTATGCCTGCCATTGATGTGAAAGAGAGTGCCGAATATATCGAGATCAAGGCCGAACTGCCTGATATGAATGAAAAGGATATCAATGTTGATATTCGAGGCAACTACCTCATTATTAGTGGCGAGAAACATAATGAGCAGGAAAAGGATGACAAAGGATATCATCTACGAGAGCGTTCTTTTGGTTCATTCCAACGTCAGATCCCACTTGGATTCAACCTCGATGCTGAGCAGATCACCGCGCAATACAAGAAAGGTGTATTGGCGATTCATGTGCCTAAACCAGCAGAGTTACAGCAAGATGCAAAAAAAGTGAAAGTGGCTTTTCATGATTAG